A genome region from Tolypothrix sp. PCC 7712 includes the following:
- a CDS encoding AAA family ATPase yields MIAGLDLECRILGYRVVEQLHFSSRTIVYRGIRVNNQQPVIIKYLKSSYPSFHELLQFRNQYTIAKNLDFPGVVRHYSLEAYRNSYILVMEDFGGIPLRAYTKKQPLEVSEYLAIALQIVEILHNLHQHRVIHKDLKPDNILINPSSKEVKLIDFSIASLLPRETQEIKNPNVLEGTLNYISPEQTGRMNRRIDYRSDFYSLGITLFELLTGELPFQSDDPMELIHCHIAKIPAVLGNGEREERPQVLYDIVSKLMAKNPEDRYQSALGLKFDLENCLEQLQKTGKVVDFIIGNRDVCDRFLIPEKLYGRETEVQQLLDAFERVAHKTNARSELMLVAGFSGIGKTAIVNEVHKPILRQRGYFIKGKFDQFQRNIPFSAFVQALRDLMAQLLTETDSQLEQWQTKILAALGDNAQVIIEVIPELEKIIGKQPPSVELSFDAAQVRFNLLFQKFIRVFTTPKHPLGIFLDDLQWADSASLRLMRLLIGEAETGYLLLIGAYRNNEVSTAHPLMLVLDEIHNSPAIVNTITLSPLQLCDLNHLIADTLSCPDGIAAHLAELVYQKTKGNPFFVKQFLKALYVDKLINFNINTGCWQGNIAEIRESALTDDVVEFMAQQIQKLPAATQTVLKLAACIGNDFDLSTLAIVYEKSESETAADLWQALQAGLILPTNEVYKFFQDCDCQNATCPLPMSGNPLAHYKFLHDRVQQAAYSLIPEPQKQLTHFHIGKLLLNKTSVAEQEEKLFEIVNQFNIGKNWIGQDIHYTQLAQLNLKAGKKARTATAHTVALEYFTTGINLLPKNQWQTQYELTLALYTAATEAAYLSSNLEQMTNLADVILASANSLLDKIKAYEIQIQVLQAQNQPLAAVKISLKILGLLGINFPEQPSELDIAQALHQTKKILAGRQPLDLVNLPQMTEPEKLAAIKIMAAVSSSTYIAVPQLFPLIILEQVNLSITYGNTPFSPYSYGCYGQLLCGVQGDIDSGYQFGKLALKLLENSHIKEQTARTYGEVCLGTLHWQEPVINSLPLLKAGYQSGLETGDLVWTSICGIIYIMHSWLAGQELNDINRDATAFCTQLTQLQQAALVNQIAIFQQSIVNLLGDNTEVWRFEGDAFHEAQMLPILEQGGDQTALCYFHYQKLFLYYLSEEFQSAVNAAIATENYLGAATGLFIVPSFYTYDSLAHLAIYPQVSAAEKQRIEQRVKSNQEKMQKWANSSPGNHLHKFYLVEAERQRVLHNKAAAIELYDLAISTAKVNNYPHEEALANELAAKFYLAWGKNNIVQEYLLSAYYGYARWGATAKVKQLEQNYPHFLIPILQPDSINFSSDVTIPLAEMVSYSNDSHHTKYSSNSVSAALDLATVLKSFQMLASEIHLNKLLSTLLQVVLENAGADKCVLLLQKHGKLTIEATIALGQQSAVLQSLPLENSQEVPVGLINTVKRTLTAAVLIDAITHPLLTADPYIFRYQPKSILCTPIMYQGKLLGILYLENKEATAAFTSDRVELLNLLCTQAAISLENAHLYQQAQLYSQQLEQFLDELKASDTRFQNLANNIPGMIYQFHLAADGSTSTPYVSSGCYEIYEVSAEDVMSGKENLYKMNYPDDMAQVAELITHSAQNLTPFQHEWRIITPSGIIKWIQSAAQPQQQPDGSIMWDGIVIDVSDRHLAEEKIRAQEQFLRSIYDGVDHPIFVINVTPEQEFFYASWNPAAARIAGVVAAEVIGKTPEQIHGEVEGAAVRQHFISCIKAGTSIAVEQCLTFDNEITWWLTTFNPLRDRTGRIHQLIGTAINISAQQAALRERKRAEAQAQQKAQELETALQDLQQTQLQMVQSEKMSALGNLIAGVAHEINNPVGFIVGNLQPARDYINDVLGILDLYQQQFPDPGAVITDEIEAIDLEYIREDLPKLIDSMKLGVDRIRNISISLRNFSRADKDYKIPFNLHEGLNSTILILKHRLKANESRTAIEVITNYGNLPEVECFPGQLNQVFMNILANAIDSLEEFNQQRAQGEFRPHSHQITIKTAYIPQSDSESTPHVIIRIKDNGTGMTPEVKAKVFDHLFTTKAVGKGTGLGLAIARQIVVERHEGTISVDSVLGEGTEFTIKLPVNAS; encoded by the coding sequence ATGATTGCAGGGCTGGATTTAGAATGCAGAATTTTAGGATATCGAGTGGTAGAGCAACTGCACTTTAGTTCCAGGACAATTGTCTATCGAGGTATTCGAGTTAACAATCAGCAACCTGTAATCATCAAATATCTCAAATCTAGTTACCCAAGTTTTCACGAACTGTTGCAATTTCGCAATCAATATACAATCGCCAAAAATCTGGACTTCCCTGGTGTAGTACGCCACTACAGTCTGGAAGCATATCGCAATAGCTATATATTAGTGATGGAAGATTTTGGTGGCATTCCGTTACGAGCTTATACCAAAAAACAGCCACTAGAAGTAAGTGAATATTTAGCGATCGCACTACAAATCGTTGAGATTTTACATAATTTACATCAGCATCGAGTTATTCACAAAGACCTCAAACCTGACAATATTTTGATCAATCCTTCCTCTAAAGAAGTAAAGCTGATTGATTTTAGTATTGCTTCGTTGCTACCAAGAGAAACTCAGGAAATTAAAAACCCCAATGTTTTAGAAGGAACCCTCAATTATATTTCTCCAGAGCAAACTGGGCGGATGAATCGCCGGATTGACTATCGCAGTGATTTCTATTCTTTGGGGATTACTTTATTTGAACTCCTGACAGGTGAACTTCCGTTTCAGTCTGATGATCCAATGGAGTTGATTCACTGTCATATTGCGAAAATACCTGCGGTATTGGGGAACGGGGAAAGGGAAGAAAGACCGCAGGTACTTTACGATATTGTGAGTAAGCTGATGGCGAAAAACCCTGAAGACCGCTATCAGAGTGCTTTAGGGTTGAAATTTGATTTAGAAAATTGCTTAGAACAACTGCAGAAAACAGGTAAGGTTGTAGATTTTATCATTGGTAACCGGGATGTATGCGATCGCTTTCTCATCCCAGAAAAACTCTATGGTAGGGAAACCGAAGTTCAGCAGTTGCTAGATGCATTTGAGCGGGTAGCCCACAAAACCAATGCCAGAAGCGAACTGATGTTAGTCGCAGGTTTTTCGGGTATTGGCAAAACTGCGATCGTCAATGAAGTCCACAAGCCGATTTTACGGCAAAGGGGTTATTTCATTAAAGGTAAATTTGATCAGTTCCAACGGAATATTCCCTTTTCGGCATTTGTGCAAGCATTACGCGATTTAATGGCACAATTACTGACAGAAACAGATAGCCAATTAGAGCAATGGCAAACTAAAATTTTGGCGGCATTAGGAGATAATGCACAGGTAATTATTGAGGTGATTCCAGAATTAGAAAAAATTATTGGCAAGCAACCTCCATCAGTAGAACTTTCTTTCGATGCAGCCCAAGTTCGCTTTAATTTATTGTTTCAAAAGTTTATTAGAGTTTTTACTACTCCCAAACATCCCTTAGGAATTTTCTTAGATGATTTGCAATGGGCAGACTCAGCATCGCTTAGACTCATGCGCTTGTTAATAGGTGAAGCAGAAACAGGTTATTTGCTATTAATTGGTGCTTACCGCAATAACGAAGTCTCAACTGCTCATCCACTGATGTTGGTTTTAGATGAGATTCACAACTCTCCGGCAATTGTTAACACTATTACCTTGTCACCTTTGCAATTATGCGATTTAAATCATTTGATTGCTGATACCCTCAGTTGTCCTGATGGAATTGCCGCACATCTAGCAGAGTTAGTTTACCAAAAAACCAAAGGAAATCCTTTTTTTGTTAAACAATTTCTCAAAGCATTATATGTAGATAAATTGATTAACTTTAATATTAATACTGGTTGCTGGCAAGGTAATATCGCCGAAATTAGAGAATCAGCCTTGACTGATGATGTTGTTGAATTTATGGCACAGCAGATTCAGAAATTACCCGCAGCTACCCAAACAGTTTTAAAACTGGCTGCTTGTATTGGTAATGATTTTGATTTATCCACCTTGGCAATTGTTTATGAAAAATCTGAATCAGAAACAGCCGCAGATTTATGGCAAGCACTGCAAGCAGGGTTAATTTTACCTACTAATGAAGTTTATAAATTTTTTCAAGACTGCGATTGTCAAAATGCAACATGTCCATTACCCATGAGCGGTAATCCATTAGCCCATTACAAATTTTTGCACGATCGCGTCCAGCAAGCAGCTTATTCTCTAATTCCCGAACCACAAAAACAACTGACTCACTTCCACATTGGTAAACTACTACTAAATAAAACTTCTGTTGCAGAACAAGAGGAAAAATTATTTGAGATTGTTAACCAATTTAATATTGGTAAAAATTGGATTGGTCAAGATATTCACTATACCCAACTAGCTCAACTTAACTTAAAAGCTGGCAAAAAAGCGAGAACCGCCACTGCCCATACAGTAGCTTTAGAATATTTCACTACAGGGATTAACTTATTGCCCAAAAATCAATGGCAAACCCAGTATGAATTAACTTTAGCACTGTATACAGCAGCTACCGAAGCCGCGTATCTAAGTAGTAACTTAGAGCAAATGACTAATTTGGCAGATGTAATTTTAGCAAGTGCTAACAGTTTATTAGATAAAATCAAAGCCTATGAAATTCAAATTCAAGTACTACAAGCCCAGAACCAACCCTTAGCAGCAGTAAAAATTTCCCTGAAAATTCTTGGACTTTTGGGCATCAATTTTCCAGAACAACCTAGTGAATTAGATATTGCACAAGCACTGCATCAAACAAAAAAAATTTTAGCAGGTAGACAACCATTAGATTTAGTCAATCTGCCCCAAATGACAGAACCAGAAAAATTAGCTGCCATCAAAATCATGGCGGCGGTTTCTTCTTCTACTTATATTGCAGTGCCGCAATTATTTCCGTTAATTATTTTAGAGCAAGTTAACTTATCAATTACCTACGGTAATACGCCATTTTCTCCTTACAGCTATGGCTGTTATGGGCAGTTATTATGTGGAGTCCAAGGAGATATTGACTCGGGCTATCAATTTGGCAAACTAGCACTGAAATTACTCGAAAACTCCCATATCAAAGAACAAACAGCTAGAACCTATGGAGAAGTTTGTCTGGGTACATTACATTGGCAAGAACCTGTAATCAACAGCTTACCATTACTAAAAGCAGGCTACCAAAGTGGTTTAGAAACTGGCGATTTAGTCTGGACTAGTATTTGCGGCATTATTTACATTATGCATTCTTGGCTAGCAGGTCAAGAGTTGAACGATATCAACCGAGATGCTACTGCTTTTTGTACCCAGTTAACTCAGCTCCAGCAAGCAGCACTAGTCAATCAAATTGCAATTTTTCAGCAAAGCATTGTCAATTTATTAGGAGATAATACTGAAGTTTGGCGATTTGAGGGCGATGCTTTTCATGAAGCTCAAATGTTACCAATTCTGGAACAGGGAGGTGATCAAACAGCCCTGTGCTATTTCCATTACCAAAAACTTTTTCTGTATTATTTATCTGAGGAGTTTCAGTCAGCAGTAAACGCTGCGATCGCTACAGAAAATTACTTGGGTGCAGCTACCGGATTGTTTATCGTTCCTAGCTTCTATACCTACGATTCCCTGGCACATCTAGCAATTTATCCGCAAGTTTCTGCAGCAGAAAAACAACGCATTGAACAGCGAGTCAAAAGCAACCAAGAAAAAATGCAGAAATGGGCTAATTCATCCCCAGGAAATCATCTGCATAAATTTTATTTAGTGGAAGCAGAACGCCAGCGCGTTTTACATAACAAAGCTGCAGCTATTGAATTATATGATTTGGCAATTTCCACAGCCAAAGTCAATAATTATCCCCACGAAGAAGCCCTAGCCAACGAACTTGCTGCTAAATTCTATTTAGCATGGGGGAAAAATAACATTGTTCAAGAATATTTATTAAGCGCTTACTATGGTTATGCGCGTTGGGGTGCAACTGCCAAAGTTAAACAACTGGAACAAAACTATCCGCATTTTCTGATTCCCATTTTGCAACCAGACAGCATCAATTTTTCATCTGATGTCACGATTCCATTAGCAGAAATGGTATCTTATTCAAATGACAGTCATCATACAAAATATAGTAGCAATAGCGTATCTGCTGCCTTAGATTTAGCCACTGTCTTGAAATCTTTTCAGATGTTAGCAAGTGAAATTCATCTGAACAAATTGCTCTCTACATTATTGCAAGTAGTATTAGAAAATGCTGGGGCAGATAAATGTGTTTTATTACTACAAAAACATGGCAAGCTCACTATTGAAGCCACAATTGCATTGGGACAACAATCAGCAGTCCTGCAATCACTTCCCCTAGAAAACAGTCAAGAAGTACCCGTGGGCTTGATTAATACTGTCAAAAGAACCTTGACAGCTGCAGTATTAATTGATGCCATCACTCATCCTTTATTAACAGCCGATCCCTATATTTTCCGTTACCAGCCCAAGAGCATATTATGTACGCCAATTATGTATCAGGGTAAACTTTTAGGGATTTTATATTTAGAAAATAAAGAAGCCACAGCCGCCTTTACTAGCGATCGCGTGGAACTCCTAAATTTACTTTGTACTCAAGCGGCGATTTCCTTAGAAAATGCCCACCTTTATCAACAAGCTCAACTTTACAGCCAGCAGTTAGAGCAATTCCTCGATGAACTCAAAGCAAGTGATACCCGCTTCCAGAACCTTGCAAATAACATCCCGGGGATGATTTACCAGTTTCATTTAGCAGCTGATGGTTCTACATCTACGCCCTATGTCAGTTCTGGCTGCTACGAAATCTATGAGGTGTCAGCAGAGGATGTGATGTCAGGTAAAGAAAACCTGTATAAAATGAATTATCCTGACGATATGGCACAGGTTGCCGAATTAATAACTCATTCTGCCCAAAATTTAACGCCATTTCAACATGAATGGCGGATTATCACACCTTCTGGTATCATCAAATGGATTCAATCTGCGGCGCAACCCCAGCAGCAACCTGATGGCTCAATTATGTGGGATGGGATTGTGATCGATGTTAGCGATCGCCATTTAGCTGAAGAAAAAATCCGCGCCCAAGAACAATTTCTCCGCAGTATCTACGATGGTGTGGATCATCCGATTTTTGTCATTAATGTCACACCAGAACAGGAATTTTTCTATGCAAGTTGGAACCCAGCCGCAGCCAGGATTGCAGGTGTAGTAGCAGCGGAAGTGATCGGCAAAACTCCCGAACAAATTCATGGTGAGGTAGAAGGCGCTGCAGTGAGACAACATTTTATCAGTTGTATTAAAGCAGGAACTAGCATCGCCGTTGAGCAATGTCTTACCTTTGATAACGAAATAACTTGGTGGCTGACAACCTTTAATCCCCTGCGCGATCGCACCGGAAGAATCCATCAATTAATTGGCACAGCGATTAATATTAGCGCCCAGCAAGCTGCACTTCGTGAACGCAAACGAGCTGAAGCCCAAGCACAGCAAAAAGCCCAAGAATTAGAAACAGCCTTGCAAGATTTGCAACAAACCCAACTACAAATGGTGCAAAGTGAGAAAATGTCTGCCTTGGGAAACCTGATAGCGGGTGTTGCTCATGAAATTAATAATCCGGTGGGATTTATCGTCGGTAACTTGCAACCTGCGCGAGATTACATTAACGATGTGTTAGGAATACTCGATTTGTATCAGCAGCAATTTCCCGATCCTGGTGCAGTCATTACCGATGAAATAGAAGCCATTGATTTGGAATATATACGTGAAGACTTACCCAAACTCATTGACTCCATGAAACTTGGTGTCGATCGCATCCGCAATATAAGCATCAGCCTGCGAAACTTTTCTCGCGCCGATAAAGATTACAAAATTCCCTTTAATCTTCACGAAGGTCTCAACAGTACAATTTTAATTCTCAAACATCGCCTCAAAGCTAACGAAAGCCGAACTGCAATTGAAGTAATCACAAATTACGGCAATTTACCCGAAGTCGAATGTTTTCCCGGACAACTCAACCAAGTGTTTATGAACATTTTGGCAAATGCCATTGATAGTTTAGAAGAATTTAACCAGCAACGCGCCCAAGGTGAATTTCGCCCCCATTCTCACCAAATCACCATTAAAACTGCATATATTCCCCAGAGTGATAGTGAATCTACTCCCCATGTGATCATTCGCATCAAAGACAACGGTACAGGAATGACACCAGAAGTCAAAGCCAAAGTCTTTGATCACCTATTTACTACCAAAGCCGTTGGTAAAGGCACAGGTTTAGGATTAGCGATCGCCCGCCAAATCGTCGTAGAACGACATGAAGGTACAATCAGCGTAGATTCTGTTCTCGGAGAAGGTACAGAATTTACCATCAAGCTGCCTGTAAATGCCTCTTAA
- a CDS encoding cytochrome P450 codes for MSKDIFDLPAPPINSIVGHLVELGQDPLAFLTSCRDYGDIVPLRLGLTPTCLLTNPEYIEEVLKNRESFIKSPGFRVLKTLLGEGLLTAEGESWLWQRRLAQPVFHQRRINNYGDIMVKYTDRMLQTWQDGEIHDIHADMMRLTLAIVMKCIFDTDVDAGEAKVVANALDVTMHWFESKRKQNFLSWEWFPRPENIRYRHAVAAMDEAIYQLIRDRRNSSEKSNDLLSMLMEARDEETQQQMDDKLLRDEVATLMLAGHETTANALSWTWMLISQHPEVQEKLSAELKAVLQGKLVTTADLPRLTYTQQVIKESMRLYPPVALLGREASEDTTIGDYEIPKGTVIMISQWVMHRHPKYFDRAEEFLPERWTEEFEKQLTKGVYIPFGDGPRICIGKGFAMMEAALLLATIAQRFQIEIEPGFPIVPQPSITLRPEYGIKVQVKGTGD; via the coding sequence ATGTCAAAAGATATATTTGATTTACCTGCACCACCAATTAACTCTATCGTGGGGCATTTAGTCGAATTGGGGCAAGATCCATTAGCATTTCTCACTAGTTGTCGTGATTATGGTGACATTGTTCCTTTACGTTTAGGATTAACACCAACTTGTTTATTAACTAATCCTGAATATATTGAAGAAGTTCTCAAAAATCGCGAGAGTTTTATTAAAAGTCCGGGATTTCGGGTGTTAAAAACCCTCTTAGGTGAAGGTTTATTAACTGCGGAAGGCGAATCTTGGTTATGGCAACGTCGCCTAGCTCAACCTGTATTTCACCAAAGGCGAATTAATAACTATGGTGACATCATGGTGAAGTACACTGACCGAATGTTGCAAACCTGGCAAGATGGTGAAATTCATGACATCCATGCAGATATGATGCGCCTCACCCTGGCGATTGTGATGAAATGTATTTTTGATACTGATGTTGATGCTGGGGAAGCCAAAGTAGTTGCCAATGCTTTAGATGTGACAATGCACTGGTTTGAAAGCAAGCGAAAACAGAACTTCTTATCATGGGAATGGTTTCCCAGACCGGAAAATATTCGCTATCGTCATGCTGTAGCAGCAATGGATGAGGCTATCTATCAGTTAATTCGCGATCGCCGTAATAGTAGCGAAAAAAGCAATGATTTACTCTCGATGCTGATGGAAGCGCGAGACGAGGAAACTCAGCAGCAAATGGATGATAAGCTGCTGCGAGATGAAGTAGCCACTTTGATGCTCGCAGGTCATGAAACCACTGCTAACGCTTTATCTTGGACATGGATGCTCATTTCTCAACATCCCGAAGTACAAGAGAAACTCTCTGCAGAATTAAAAGCAGTCCTGCAAGGAAAATTAGTCACAACCGCAGATCTACCGCGCTTAACCTATACCCAACAAGTGATTAAAGAATCCATGCGGTTGTATCCTCCTGTAGCGCTACTAGGGAGAGAAGCATCGGAAGATACGACAATTGGTGATTACGAAATCCCCAAAGGCACAGTCATCATGATTAGTCAGTGGGTAATGCATCGCCATCCCAAATATTTTGATCGTGCTGAAGAGTTTCTACCAGAGCGCTGGACAGAAGAATTTGAAAAGCAATTAACTAAAGGCGTATATATTCCTTTTGGTGATGGGCCTCGGATTTGTATTGGTAAAGGCTTTGCAATGATGGAAGCAGCTTTATTATTAGCGACCATTGCCCAACGCTTCCAAATAGAAATAGAACCAGGATTCCCGATTGTACCCCAGCCTTCAATTACCCTGCGCCCTGAATATGGGATTAAAGTGCAGGTGAAGGGGACTGGGGATTAG
- a CDS encoding Uma2 family endonuclease has product MVQLQPSSQSEVIYPDSDGKPMADNTKQFRWIVTIKENLEWLFADDPNVFIAGDLLWYPLEGNNKTCQAPDAMVVVGRPKGDRGSYKQWLEDNIPPQVVFEILSPGNTKAEMNRKLLFYDRFGVEEYYLYDHDRNELSGWLRTEGFLDVIDPIDQWISPRLKIRFQLANPQLQIFYPDNKPFLTHTEIAQQAQDAEARAQEAEQRAEQAEARAARLAERLRAMGIDLDDERSP; this is encoded by the coding sequence ATGGTTCAGTTACAGCCATCCTCTCAGTCAGAGGTGATTTACCCCGACAGCGATGGTAAACCGATGGCGGATAACACTAAGCAGTTTCGTTGGATTGTCACAATTAAAGAAAATCTGGAATGGTTATTTGCTGATGATCCTAATGTGTTCATCGCTGGAGATTTACTGTGGTATCCGCTTGAGGGGAATAATAAGACTTGTCAAGCTCCTGACGCGATGGTAGTGGTTGGTAGACCAAAGGGAGACAGAGGTTCTTATAAACAGTGGCTAGAAGATAATATTCCACCACAAGTAGTTTTTGAAATTCTCTCCCCAGGAAATACCAAAGCAGAGATGAACAGAAAGCTGCTGTTTTATGACCGTTTTGGTGTAGAAGAATACTACTTGTACGACCACGATCGCAATGAGTTGAGTGGGTGGTTGCGAACGGAAGGCTTTTTGGATGTAATTGACCCCATCGATCAGTGGATTAGTCCGAGGTTGAAAATTCGTTTTCAGCTAGCCAATCCACAATTGCAAATTTTCTACCCAGATAACAAGCCGTTTTTAACTCACACAGAAATTGCTCAACAGGCACAAGATGCTGAAGCTAGGGCCCAAGAGGCAGAGCAACGAGCCGAACAAGCTGAAGCACGAGCCGCAAGGCTGGCGGAACGATTGCGCGCAATGGGTATTGACTTAGATGATGAGCGATCGCCCTAA
- a CDS encoding mannose-1-phosphate guanyltransferase: MRAVLMAGGSGTRLRPLTCDLPKPMVPILNRPIAEHIINLLKRHQVTEVIATLHYLPDVLRDYFQDGSDFGVQMTYAVEEDQPLGTAGCVKNIAELLDETFLVISGDSITDFDLTAAIEFHKQKKSKATLILTRVPNPIEFGVVITDEDGKINRFLEKPSTSEIFSDTVNTGTYILEPEVLEYLPDNTESDFSKDLFPLLLAKNEPMYGYIAQGYWCDVGHLDAYREAQYDALYGKVKLDFAYTEISQGIWKGQNTYIDPSATIESPAVIGDNCRIGSRVQIEAGTVIGDNVTIGADANLKRPIVWNGAIIGEEAQLSACVISRGTRVDRRAHVLEASVVGSLSTVGEEAQISPGVRVWPSKKIESGAILNINLIWGNTAQRNLFGQRGVQGLANVDITPEFAVKLGAAYGSTLKPGSRVTVSRDQRNVSRMVTRSLIAGLMSVGTDIQNLDATAVPIARTVIPTMSVVGGIHVRVHPDRPDYILIEFMDNKGINISKAQEKKIEGAFFKEDMRRAQLHEIGDVAYPSQVNDLYCTAFEKLLHVATLRNSRAKVVIDYVYSVTGAVLPQMLDQFGADAVVLNASLNKHAISTTEREALLTQLGHVVEALKANFGVQVSANGEQMILVDESGIPIRGEMLTALMVDMILTSNPRGTVVVPVHASSAVEQVARRHDGKVIRTKANPTALMEASQKYPNVVLAGSGDTGFIFPQLHPGFDAMFCIAKLIEMLTIQERSLATVRAELPRVIHRKHTVRCPWSAKGALMRYLVETHPAQNLELIDGVKIGQPHDDSWLLVLPDASEPVVHLFANSNERDWVDENLRNYRTRVQTFVERQQELHPAEVQ; this comes from the coding sequence ATGCGTGCAGTGCTGATGGCAGGCGGTTCGGGAACGCGGCTTCGTCCGTTAACCTGCGATTTGCCCAAACCGATGGTACCGATTTTAAATCGGCCAATTGCTGAACATATCATCAATCTCCTCAAACGACATCAAGTCACAGAAGTGATTGCAACATTACATTATCTGCCTGATGTTCTGCGAGACTACTTTCAAGATGGTAGCGATTTTGGCGTGCAGATGACTTATGCTGTGGAAGAAGACCAACCTCTGGGAACGGCAGGCTGTGTAAAAAATATTGCCGAACTCCTAGATGAAACTTTTCTCGTAATTAGCGGCGATAGCATCACAGATTTTGATTTAACAGCAGCAATTGAATTTCATAAACAAAAAAAATCAAAAGCCACTCTGATTTTGACTCGTGTCCCCAACCCCATTGAATTTGGGGTGGTGATTACTGATGAAGATGGCAAGATTAATCGATTTTTAGAAAAACCCTCTACTAGTGAAATTTTCTCTGATACTGTCAACACTGGTACTTATATTCTGGAACCAGAAGTTTTGGAATATCTGCCAGATAACACAGAATCGGACTTTTCCAAAGATTTATTCCCCTTATTACTGGCAAAAAATGAGCCAATGTATGGCTACATTGCTCAAGGTTATTGGTGTGATGTCGGACATTTGGATGCCTATCGTGAAGCTCAGTATGATGCTTTGTATGGCAAGGTAAAACTTGACTTTGCTTATACAGAGATTTCTCAGGGTATTTGGAAGGGTCAAAATACTTATATTGATCCTTCTGCTACCATTGAAAGTCCTGCTGTCATTGGTGACAATTGCCGGATTGGTTCTAGGGTACAAATTGAGGCGGGAACTGTTATTGGCGATAATGTGACTATTGGCGCTGATGCGAATTTGAAGCGCCCGATTGTGTGGAATGGTGCGATTATTGGGGAAGAAGCACAACTTTCAGCTTGTGTAATTTCCCGTGGTACTCGTGTAGACCGCCGCGCTCATGTATTAGAAGCTTCTGTAGTCGGTTCGCTTTCTACGGTGGGTGAAGAAGCGCAAATTAGCCCGGGAGTGAGAGTTTGGCCGAGTAAAAAAATTGAATCTGGTGCTATTTTAAACATCAACTTGATTTGGGGAAATACTGCCCAAAGGAATTTATTTGGACAACGCGGCGTACAAGGGTTAGCTAATGTCGATATTACCCCAGAATTTGCGGTGAAGTTGGGAGCCGCTTATGGTTCCACATTGAAACCAGGTTCGCGGGTAACAGTTTCCCGCGATCAGCGAAATGTTTCGCGCATGGTAACGCGATCGCTCATTGCGGGTTTAATGTCAGTGGGGACTGATATTCAAAACCTTGATGCGACAGCTGTGCCTATAGCCCGGACAGTTATACCCACAATGTCGGTAGTAGGTGGGATTCATGTGCGGGTACACCCCGATCGCCCTGACTATATCCTGATTGAATTCATGGATAACAAGGGAATTAATATCTCCAAAGCCCAAGAAAAGAAAATTGAGGGGGCTTTCTTTAAAGAAGATATGCGGCGGGCGCAATTACACGAAATTGGTGATGTCGCCTATCCTAGCCAAGTTAATGACCTTTACTGCACGGCTTTTGAGAAACTGCTGCATGTCGCAACTCTCCGCAACAGTCGCGCCAAGGTAGTAATTGACTATGTTTATTCTGTGACTGGGGCAGTTTTACCCCAAATGTTAGATCAATTTGGTGCAGATGCCGTAGTTTTAAACGCTAGTCTGAATAAACATGCTATTTCCACAACCGAACGAGAAGCCTTGTTAACTCAGCTAGGCCATGTAGTTGAGGCTTTAAAGGCAAACTTTGGTGTTCAAGTCTCTGCTAATGGCGAACAGATGATTTTAGTAGATGAATCTGGGATACCAATTCGCGGGGAAATGTTAACCGCCTTAATGGTGGATATGATTTTAACTTCTAACCCTAGAGGAACGGTAGTTGTACCAGTTCATGCTTCTAGTGCGGTAGAACAAGTCGCCCGTCGCCACGATGGTAAAGTCATCCGCACTAAAGCCAACCCCACAGCTTTAATGGAAGCTTCGCAGAAATACCCCAATGTTGTATTAGCTGGGAGCGGGGATACAGGTTTTATCTTCCCACAACTGCATCCGGGATTTGATGCCATGTTCTGTATTGCCAAGCTAATTGAAATGCTAACAATTCAAGAGCGATCGCTTGCGACTGTCCGGGCTGAATTACCTCGTGTGATTCACAGAAAACATACTGTCCGCTGTCCTTGGAGTGCTAAAGGCGCACTGATGCGTTATTTAGTCGAAACTCACCCTGCCCAAAATTTAGAATTAATCGATGGAGTAAAAATCGGTCAGCCTCATGATGACAGTTGGCTGTTAGTTTTACCCGATGCTAGTGAACCAGTAGTACATTTGTTTGCTAACAGTAACGAACGCGATTGGGTAGATGAAAACTTAAGAAACTACCGCACCCGTGTACAAACCTTTGTGGAAAGGCAACAAGAACTACATCCTGCAGAAGTTCAATAA